gtatatatatatatatatgatcatatgTAAAATAAAGTTGTCATCTCATGGAATTCATTGTCTGCTTTAGAAGGCCATATAGCTTAATATTCATTGATTGGTTTGTTCTGGTTTTTCATCTTATCATGGTATGTCTTGAAGTGTTCCCCAAGCTGCATTCTTGTGTTCCCCAAGCTGTAATCCAAAGAATGAAAGCGTTCCAGGGAATCATACCAGACAATCTTGTGCTAGGACTATCTTTTGCCGTTCCTTCCTCAGTAACACTGATGTTGTGACAGGCAATTCTTCTCAGGATGAGAATTCTCTGCCACGTCCAAGAACAATCACAAGGGCAATCAATCTCCTAGATACTCTAATTTCTAATCAAGTTGATTCTAAATCAATCCAACCAAGAATTATATTATCTACTATATCTCTATCTCAGTCCCATCGTACCATGTTAATTTCTAATGTTTTGATGCATTTGCTCACCCCTTTTTCTCTTGCTCTTTTCTGATTTAAGTATTTTCGATTTTTCTTACTTGTAGATAAAGATCATACTAATGAAAGAAAATCATCACAGAGGAACGATCTAAAGTAAAATGAATGACTTTTCACGGCGCCAAGTTCTCGCCTTAACAAGTTAAACTTCACCTCATTAGCCCCCGATGTTGCCAACACTTCCAAGACATGCATGACCAATTGCGCATGCCTCGTGGTCATGCCACATCCAACACGACGTTGCTTTCGTTAAACTACAAGCATATACATTATATAGAGGATAGGGCTCTTCGgagggctttttttttttttttttttttaattattattattattattattattcaattaataaattagtcttatttttattttccttctttggaGAGAGGCTTTGCTCAAGCATAGATGgcctataaatttattttctaatacaGATTTcgcagggaaaaaaaagaacactTGAGGAAGAATATTATTATCATCAGTAGTTTCTATTAATTTCTGCTTGacaagataaaataagatatggaAAGAATATTGTTTTATTCCATACTTTAACTTTATAAAGAAGTACAATATATATTCACGGCAGCCAATAAATGATGACCAAAAGTATAGGGATATGTTTGACAAAATTCCAGCAAGCTAGCTGTCATGCATAATGGGGGGAAATTGATTTTTGTCTTGTATGTGGGACTTGATCTTCGGCAGAGAAAATCTTCTCTTTGACAGTAGATGAAATCTTCTCATGATTTACGGTGGTGTCAGGTTGTGCCTTAACACTGCTATAGTATCATGGATGCACGGGGCAATGGAAAATGAAACAATTGACTTTGCTAGCTTTTGATCACTGTAATCAGGTGTCATAGTGGGTGAAAGCCGTGTGCTAGCTTGGTGTTTGGCAGCATAAATAATTAGGAGAATATGATTCCTCAGATAAGTGTAGAAATGATCCATGATGACTCTCTTAGAGAAAAGAATGCGAATCCAATTAAAGGAAAGTTTACTTGCAAACTTTTTATTGACACCCTAAACGCATTTCTAACGTAGAAGTTTGCGACATCATCTCTTACCTTTTGTTGTCTCGGGTGAGACAAAAGTGGTTTCATGCCTGCTGGATCCCGCTTTTTAGTTATTCTCTCTTTTCTGATTCTTGCCTTACGCCAGCAATAGTTAAGAGAGAAGCTTGCCGTTGGTTTTCACATAGTTAAAGTGATTCACTCACTTTTTATTTGTTCTCTCATGGTGGAATGAATGAGCGGAAGCTAAGGTACCGGGGGTCACAATCCATGGATAGACAGGCTGGCAGTCAGAACATGATTTTTCAAAACTGTCTTGTGAATGGAAGAACTTAGTGGGAATCTCAAAGtacatgagaaagaaaaaaaaaataccatgcGCAGTATAGTTTTGGATCGTCTATCATGTCATGAAACccaaaaaagaatattattttcctATTTAAGGATCAAGTACGAGACATTTTATAAACTGAGCAAGTTGTCCTGGTGTACTTTGTTCTTTGAGAAAACAAATCCTAGTTTTCACCACACAGCTTTAGTGATCATGTCTTGGTATGGACGTTCTCTGTTTGGAGGCGGCAGCCGCACCGCTGGTGGAGTTGCATCAGTTGCCAATGCCAAGGAACTGAGCAAAGCAAGCTACGCCTCGGAATCTAATCAAGTGAGCCGGCCTGTCATGATTGATGCTGAGGGAAGGAAAATGCCAGTCATCGTGTGCACTTCCAACCAAAGTGAGCAGAGCTATCTGGTTGAAACAATAGAGCCTATCCGCACACCTTTGGTCTCAGAATATACACATGGCTCACCACCAAAGGCTGATCCGGTGAAAAACTATGGGAACGGATATAGCCCCCCAACAAAGGCAGAGCCAGTGGAAGATTACGTACGTGATGATGACAACCAGCGGAGGCATTCGAGTCCTGCTCGTGATCGCCCTCGAGAAGTTGAGGTCTTCCTCAACAAAGTCCAGACTGAAGCTAGCCAACCCAACAGGGTTGGCTCTTTAGGTGCCTCCCCCTGCGGCCAAACCCCTGTGTCAAATGAGCAAACTGGATATGTTGGCAATAGTGGTTATAGCTACGACAAGAATGGCCTTGTCACGGAACCAACTATGCGTAGGCCAAGTCGTTCAGCATGGGCGCCTGCAACACCAAGAAATGATACCAAACTCGACACACCTACATCTGATATTGCCACAGCCATGGAGAATTTGAAGGAAGGGGCAAGGGGTTTATCTGTCACCAATGTGCCTCCACAGTCCCGGTACAATATACCACTCTCAACAGGGCCAAAAAGAGATACCTATTCAGACACCATTGACAGCAGTGTAAGGCGGTATGGCAACTTGAATATATCATCTCGGCCGCGAACCACTGGTGACACTTACGACAGTAGAGAGGCTGCTAAGAGGTATGGCGGTGCAAGTATTGCTTGAAAGCCTCAAGTCAATGCTTCCCTGCACACTTTTACTTTAGGTCTACGGGGTTACctgaaattaattaaagagGATTTATATCCACGAATCTACAGCTTGAATCTTCTCAGTTCAGTGCTTCCTGGGAAGTTTGATCGGCTACTTATCTTAACGTCATTTATCTGATATTGTACTAAGGTTTTATAGAAATCATATATGCAATAAACTTCAGTGGTATTGATTTACTTTAGTGTCTATGAAATCTTTCTTgggatattttttttctctctctctcttttttatggTTAATAAGAAAATGTTATTACTATCAATAGGCAAAACCCAAGAATACATGAcgtatataaaagaaataccTACATCACCattgaaacaaattaaaagtgCCTAAAACAAATCCTGAAAATTAACATCATTCAATACAAGAGCCTTGGCCCACAAACCCAAGACACTAAAGAACGTTCTTCGTCTTCAAAACATCtctcatttattttcaaccaaagacaccacatcaagcacaatggattcatcttccaaatggcTGCCACACGAATTCTCCCCTCAAAATCATTCCAACATGCAAGAATATCAACCTCTTCCTTCAGCATCACCTAAACAATTATTGTTCGAGCAAAAATCTTTTTCCTCAAAGACTTAATTCACCAcctcaaaatgaataaagagaTTATTTATAGATTTACCGTTTTTCTTACATATAAAGCATCAATCAACCATACACATACCACGCTTTCTTAGATTATCCATGGTCAGAATTTTCACAAGCAATACCAACCAACATAAGAACGCCACCTTTGTAGGTATCTTCACTCTTCAAATGCTTTAACAAGGAAACTCAAAACCACAATGACAAGTTAGCACCTTATAATATGAACTAACCGAAAACCTGAAATTTCCTACCTGCATCCACAATAATCTATCCTCCTTTCCCTGTACAACCTTGAATTATAAAgtcattccaaaaaatcaataaCAACATCCACCTCCCAATCATTAACATCTCTAACAAAATCAACATTTCATTGAATGTTATtatacaaagaagaaaaagaatcgGCTACCACAGCCTCTTGATCCCTAGCAATCCTACCCAAAGAAGGAAAATCGATCTTGAGAGCTGAatccccacaccaaatatcatgccaaaacaaaatcattttctcaTCTCTCACCTTAAACTTAatatgtttagaaaaatccCCCCAACCCTTCCAAATGGACTTCCACAAACTCACCCTATACACTCCTCTAACTTTATTTGAACACCAATCCCTCCACATTCTCTCATATTTAACTTCAACAACATTTTTCCATAAAGCATCTCTCTTCATGTGATATTTCCAAAGCCATTTTCCAAGGACTACTTTGTTAAAGAGCCTTAAATTTTGCACCCCCAAACCTCCACAAGAGACCGGCTAACAAACCTTATTCCAACTAACCAAgtaaacctttcttttcctctcctaTATCTCCCCTCAAAAAGTTCCAAAAAATCCTCTCAATCCTCCTTACTACCCTTGCtgacaaaggaaaaagagaaataaaataagtcacAAGGTTAGAAAACGTGCTTTTAATCAGGGTTATTCTCCCCCCTTTAGACAAATGAGAAAAGCTTCAAACAGGTTAGGGTGCACTTCTCCCTCTTACACCATCCAGTAAAATTTTGACACATAGTAGTCTTACAAGAATTATTGTGGGTGCCAATCCAACCTCTCTTTTCTCATTCTCAGACTCTCacttcctctttttcttctcccGTTGAAGATCTCTCTTCGTCAAAAACCCAATATCGTGATTCGTCTCCTTCTCCCCCCTCCATCGAACCCATTCCATCCCCACTCACTGGAGTACTACGAACCCACTAAACCACTTGATCCATATGTTTTTTCCTATTGCATTTTGAGATTATTCTGTTATTTATCTTGTGAGTTGGTTGTCTAGGTAAGATTAGTCTGGTTATCTTGGAGAGTGAGTAGGTTTTGGTtatgactttttttttgttggtctATGTTGGTCGATCTTGCACAAATGGATCCAAATCATTTGCATTTGGAATTTTTTACCCCCCtaataattcattataaatttacactggatcaaaataagaaaaactccATTGAAGGATCTCTGCAAGGGCCCAGATGtgttcaagaagaaaaaaagagtaataaattAAGTTGTTCCTTGGTTCTTAGTGATATTTTTCATCCAACTTGATGTTTATGCTTGTGcttctcacttctctcttttttttttccccagtaACTTCACTTTTTTGTTATATCAAGAAAGGGATACAACAAGCGATGAGGGAGGGGGGAGATCAAGGGGAACAGTAATTCATTAGTTGGCCCCGCCGCccggccgggggggggggggggggggggggggggggggggcgaggTGTTAAGGGAGAAGAAGGGGTATACACTACAATGACTTCTATTCTTCATCTTGGTGGAGCTTCTATGTGTCATAGTATTATTAGTGGGTTTAAAACTTCATTTTACACCCATCTAGTTGCTAGCCCCTCCCTAgacaaatataactttttccATCCAGCTAATCTCCTTTTAGTCTTCTCAATCACCCCATCCTAAATAGTGACAAATTTATGATGAGCCCCCAAGGGAAGACCGAGATATCTCATAGGCAGCGAAGATACCTTGCATCCCATAATATTGGCCAGATTTGAAATAGCACCCACAGGAACAATTTTAGATTTGGATAAGTTAACTCTAAGTCATGAAAcaacttcaaaacataacaatagTGCTCTCATAGCACAAAGATTTGATTTGGCTCACTAAACATCAACGTATCATCATCAAAGAGCAAATGTGAGACTTTTAAGCATCTCCAAGTCTCATCACCAAAAGCCAACAAAAATCTTCATTCCAGCGCCATTTCAATCATTATACTCAATGCATCCAtaacaagaacaaaaagaaaatgagatagaagatctccttgtcttaaaccACAAGAACTATTAAAAAACCCAACCAGAGAATTGTTCACTAAAATAGAAAAACTCGACATCGAAATGCAATATTTAATCAACACCATTTCTCACCAAAACCATATCTCCCAAATAAATACAAGAGGAAATCCCAACTAACATGGtcataagccttttccatgtcttatttaattaaaattccaGATTTACCAAGTTTGATTATACTCTCCAAACATTCATTAGCCATTAAAACTGAATCAAGGATTTGTCTCTACTTCGCAAATGCATTTTGAGACTTCAAAATAATCCTCTCCATTACCACACTCATATGATTGGCTAACACCTTAGAAATAATCTTATCCCATTTAACAAACTAATAGGCCGAAAGTCTCTCATCTCCACAGCCCCTACCTTTTTAGGAATAAGTGCAATAAAAGTTGCATtgaaacttttttcaattttcataagtgtatgaaattcaagaaaaacctttacaaaatattttcacacTTATTAGtggattatatttatttaaattaattccaATGTTTATCTAATTAATTCCTATGTTTATCTATGTATTTTGGGTATAGACAGATTTGTACAGCTGTATAGGATTTATAggatttgtaatttgaatatttagattGGGTAGATAAGTATGGAAAACATATTTTATCCAATATTTGAATCCCTTTAAAATAGGAAGTTAGATTTCGAATTTCCTATCTTTGTAATCTATTTTTTGCTATTTATGGATGAGAAGAAAGAGGAGGAGATTGATtcagcaaaaagaaaattgttatgGTATCACAGTAAGGTTCAGAATCCTAggtcctattttttttttttttctgattctaagattttttttttttggctaggGTTTTTCTGTTTCCAAAGTTGCGgctatttttttctctagtcTCAAGGTTTAAGGCTAGAGTTTCTTGTCTATCATATCTTCTAAAATTAGAGATTCTCTTCTTGTTCGATTCAATGGAAAGAATTATGCTACGTGGtcttttcaatttcaacttttGGTGAAAGGGAAGGAACTTTGGGGTCATATTAATGGGAGTAGTGTGGCACCAGAGGACAAAGATTAGCTTGCTTCTTGGGAAAGCAAGGATGCCCGAGTCATGTCTTGGATTCTTAGATCTATTGATACCCATATTATCTTGAATTTACGCTCATTCAAGAATGCTCGTGGTATATGGAATCATTTCAAGCGGCTGTATACTCAGAATAATGCAGCTAGGAGATTTCAACTCGAACTAGAGATGTCGAATTTCTCTCAAGGAGCTCTCTGTGTGGAGgggttttattttggtttttgtaaCTTGTGGGATGAGTATATAGATATTGTATACACATCAATTCTAGCAACAAGTTTGGCCAATATTCAAGCTGTTCATGAAACAAGTATGCGGGCacagtttcttatgaaactaaGGCCTGAATTTGAATTTAGTCGTGCTAATCCGATGAATCGAGATCCTGTGCCTCCACTTGATATGTGTTTGGGAGAAATATTTCGAGAGGAGCAAAGATTGATGACCCAAACAGCCATGGAACAAGCTACTCCAGCTCCTATGGCATATGCAGCTCACAAAAAAACCAAAGGGAGGGATTTGAGCACTACTCAATGCTATAGTTGTAAAGGTTATGGGCATATCGCTACAAATTGCTCTAAGAAAACTTGCAACTATTGCAAGAAGTAAGGACATATCATCAAGGATTACCCGATACGTCCTCCACGTTGCCAAGAAACTGCCTATTCAGCTGCTGTTGAGGCTACTAGTGCTGTTAGTTCTACCTTGGCCACTTCCTCTCATGTTCCAGCTTCCACTTTTCAAAATCCCACCTCTATTACACTAAAAATGGTACAACAAATGATCATCTCAGCTCTTTCAGATTTTGGTATTTCAGGTAAAACCAAATATGCCTCTAAACCTTGATATTTTGATTCCAGTGCTACCAACCATATGACAAGTGCCTCTCACTCTCTTGTTAATATCTCACCATATGCTAGTCTACTAAAAATTCACATGACAGATGGTAGTGCCCTACCTATCACTGCCATAGGTGATATTTCTCATtccttgaaaaatattttggtgtCTCCTTCATTAAATACCAATATGATTTCTATTGGCCAATTAGTTGACAGTAATTGTAGGGTGTCATTTACTTCTTCTAGTTGTCTTGTACAGGATCAGGTGACCGAGAAGATGATCGCGAGGGATCCTAAAGAGGGTCAGTTGTTTCCTTTATATTTAGATTCAAAAACTGTTGAGTCAAAGTCTTTATCTTTGTTTTCTTGCAATGTTGGtactttgagtgtgaaggattGGCATAGGCGATTGGGCCATCCCAATTCTCACATACTTCATAAGTTGTTATCTTCATGTTTAATTGGCAATAAAGAGCTTTATTATTTTGATCGATTAAATTTTGAATGTGATACATGTAAGTTAGCTAAAAGTAAAGTTTTGCCTTTTCCTTCAAAAGGATCTCATGCCACTCGTGCCTTTGATGTTATTCATAGTGATGTATGGGGTATTACCCCGATCGAATCTCATGAtcgtcataaatattttatgacgtttattgatgattatacTCATTTTACATAGATTTACTTTTTTCGTACTAAGAATGAAGTATTTCCAGTATTCAAGCGTTTCTTGGCTCATCTCACTAATCAATTTTCTGCCTCTCCTAAGGTTCTTTGCTCCAATTTAGGAGGAGAATATATATCTAATGAGTTTCAAATGTTCCTTCAAGATCAAGGAATTATTTCTCAACGTTTTTGTCCATATACTCCACAATAAAATGGAGTAACTGAAAGAAAGAATCATCATCTTCTTGATATGGTCCGGGCTCTCCTAATTGATTCGGGTGTGCCCTCTCGTTTTTGATGTGAAACTTTATCTACGGCTgtgtatttaattaatagattactTACTCCAGTATTAGAAAatatttcttcttattctttgCTCTTTGGGCACTCCCCAGACTATTCTCAATTGTACTCATTtggttgtatttattttatgcaTCTTCCATCTCACGGAAGACACAAAATTTCTGCTCAATCAATCAAATGTGCTTTTTTAGGGTATACTTCTTTTCAAAAGGGTTTTATTTGTTATGATCCTCAGACTAAACGAATTCGAGTTTCTCGTAATGTGGTGTTCTTTGacaaacaataattttttcgtACTCATCTAGACCCTATTCCTCCTAGTTTTTGCGTTTTGccaaatttttcaaatgagGATACAACTTATATACCGGCTTCCGCTCGATTTAAACATGGTTGTGTTTACACCAGGCTTAAATCACCTCCAGCAGATCTAACTGCTCTTTCTGCCCCCTCTGAGCATCTACCCGTGGCTCCTGATCAATCCCTTTACACATCTTATGATCCACCATCTCATCGGTATACTTATAGAGTCTCCAAACCCCCGGATCGGTATGGTTCTTCCTCTCATTCTTATGTGATTGCTACACTTTTTTCTATTGATATTCCCTCCTCTTATAAGTAGGCTATGGAACATGAGTATTGGAGGAATGCCATGCAAGTAGAAATGGATGCACTAGCGGCCAATGACACTTGGGACATTGTGTCTTGTCCTTCTTTTATGACACCTATTGGTAGCAAGTGGGTGTATTCTGTGAAGCTTAGATCAAATAGGTCCCTTGAGAGATATAAAGCTCGTTTGATAGCCTtggaaaataaacaagaatatgGGATTGATTATGACGAGACGTTTGCTCCTGTTGCTAAGATGACGACTGTTCGTCTCCTTCTTGCCATTGCCGCTTCTCAATCTTGGCCATTGCATCATATGGATGTGAAGAATactttccttcatggtgatttaaaATAGGAATATAAAACTTCCTTCTGGTATGCCACTTTCCTCAGCTAATGATGTTTGTAAGCTAAAAAGATCATTATATGGTCTAAAACAAGCTCCCAGAGCTTGGGTTAAGAAGTTCCACAATACCTTACTTGACTTTCAATTCACTCAGAGTGAGTATGATGCTTCTTTGTTCCTTCATAAAAGTAAttatggttttgttttcttattggTCTATGTGGACGATATCATTATTACTGGATCCGGTATTGAATTTATTCAAAGGTTTCAGGTGCATCTTCATAAggtctttcatatgaaagatttggGACTGTTGACTTATTTCTTGAGGGTGAAAGTTCATAATCAGCCACATGGGttatttattaatcaatatAAATGCACCCAGGACCTTGTTTAGTTGGCTGGGTTGGGGGAGATGACTTCAGTTGATACTCCTATGGAAGTCAACGTGAAATATTGGAAGGATGAGGGTGATTTAATTTCTGATCCTACATTATATAGGAAGCTTGTTGGGAGTCTAATCTACCTCACTATCACACGTCCGAATATCTCATATGTTGTCCATATTGTTAGTAAATTTATGGACACACCTCAATACTTGCATTTAGTGATTGTTCATTGTATTATTAGATATTTGATTGGGACTCCTGATCGTGGGTTATTGTTTCCTGCTGGCACTTCTCTTCAACTTATGGCTTATAGTGATGCGGATTGGGCTGGTTGCCCAGATTCTAGGCATTCTACAACTGGTTGGTGCATCTTTCTTGGAGATTCACTCATCTCCTGGAAATGCAAGAAGCAAGAGTGTGTTTCTAAATCCTCTACTGAAGCTGAAAATAGAGCTATGTCAGCAGCTTGCTCTGAGGTGATGTGGTTGCGGGGCATTCTTCAAGAGATTGGTTTTTCGCAAGACAAGCCAACTCTTGTTCATGGTGACAGCACTAGTACCATTCAAATTGCTGCCAATCCAGTATTTCACGAGCGTACCAAACATATTGAAGTGAATTGTCACTATATTCGTCAAGCCTATAAGGCTAAGTCTATTATTCTTCCTCATATCTCTAAGAATCTTCAAGTAGCTGATATATTCACGAATGCAATGACTAGACAGCAGCATCAATTCCTAGTTAGCAAATTGATGCTAGTAGATAcaccagcatcaatttgaggggggtaTTAGtggattatatttatttaaattaattcaagtGTTTATCTAATTAATTCCTATGTTTATCTATGTATTTTGGGTATAAATAGATTTGTACAGCTATATaggatttataagatttgtaatttgaatatttagattGGGTAGATAAGTCTGGGAAACATATCTTATTCAGAATTTGAATCCCTTTAAGATAGGAAGTCAGATTTCGAATTTCCTATCTTTGTAATCTATTTTTTGCTATTTATGGATGAGAAAACAGAGGAGGAGATtgattcaacaaaaagaaaattgttaacACTATGTCCCAATAAGCTTGAAAGAACACCATAGAATAACCATCCAGCCCAGAGCCTTGTCCCTAGCCATACTTCTAACCACATTAAGGATTTCTTCTTCAGTGGTGGAACCAGCAATTGTTCTTAGGAGGGCCAACTTTTCTACCGCATGAGATGttcatataaaatgaaaaaatattacaaaatcataaggcataactgtatataaaattacatctcgataatttttcaaataacataaaaataaaattttaaaaacacaaattaatatctgttttagattttgatgataatatttcatagaataatattcattcattattatttttataaatatgagatatttataaattatttttttcatagaaaCTATCAAGTAATCTTTTCGAATGTCATCTCTCATTCTAATATCTAAGCtagtttatcaaatttcatgtaaaatatatctattttgGTGTCACATTAAGCGTAGAATGTTGCAATTGAAAGCTTAAATAAACTTTTCATTGCTCAATGAAGTTTAGAGGATAAatcatctccaccatttttcatataaatcatcaattttaaatggtttttcttatatttttactttagattctatattaagaaatttaatattgtataataagaAACTTTGGAGTCAATGTTAATAGTTCATTATTTCTCCtaatcttagttttaatttaattttagtgggGCCACATcgttgaaaatagataatatatataaattatacaaaatctaTGGGTTATAGGAAAAAATTGGAGAGAGATATTTCtatgtatattgaaattttacaaaattttagaaaGTATATAggaataagaaaattataagtcttttttttttgggggggtgcAATTTCTGTATACATGAAATTTAGGggctattttgaattttaaaacaattttggGGGCCCATGGCCCCCCTCAACCACTATGTAGATCTGCCATTGTTCTTTTTCGTCAAACACCCACTCCATCCATTCAGCACTTGGTCAATGGAGTCAAAAAATAGCCCATCTAACTTAGGCCTCTAAGAGAAAGTCTTCTTTAAataacttctcataaaaatttataatatattctttgATAGCCTTTTGATCCAAAAGAATGTTATCGCCTTTATGAGGACTGCTATAGAATTATTTCTTCGATAAGAGTTCACCATTtggtgaaaatattttgtacaCTTATCACCTTCTTTCAGCCACAACATTCGAGATTTTTGCCTCCATGATATTTCTTCCATTAAAGATATCGACTCTAATCAAGCAACAACCCTTTTTTTTCTCCAAATCCTCCTCGAATAATTCTTCCAAAAGCTCCTTATTCTCCAAACATCTCAACTGATCCAATAGAATCTTCCTCTTACTATCCAAATTCCCAAACTCTTCTTTATTCCaaatcttcaaattttttttaagctcTCTAAGTTTACCAGCCAACACAATCCTTGATTTCATCCACCTTTCTCAACACCCAATTAGAAGATTTAATGTTCCAATTAATCCCTGGAGGGATGGAACACAAAGGATCAGCAACAAAATCCTCATATGATTCAAACTCTTCCCAAAAATCACTTTCCTCCTATTCTTCATAGTCATAGAGAGCCAACTGCTTATCCATAATATTAAACTAAGTGGAAGGTACCCCAGATTCAATAATCTTGACAGTCCCCTAAGCATTTATCCTAATCCCCACATCCCTATCTAACTACTCAATCATCTCTCTCCCAATCACTTGCTCAACACCACCTTTATCTAATTGGACAAATGAAAAATGCTTCAACGAATTCTGACTAACCTTCTTTATAAAAAGAGCAACCTGCACTACCCGtgaaactaaagaaaatgacattttcccttgttttctctcttttttttttcttttttttctcaaagaAGAGAATAAACAATGAAAATGGTTCCTAGTGGAGGTAGAAATCGCTTACACTTGGTACCATATCAATGTTGCGGATATAAAAGGCATAGACAAGGGTGAGACGTGAGGTTGTTGAGAACCTATAATGTTAtattgtgtgtgtatgtgtgtgtgtgtatatatgtcgGTTAATTACACTTTGCTCCCTTgagaataaaatgagataataacTATTCATGAGGTAGAGAAATaaacctttatttttattaatattacatagttagttatatatatttatatatttagtgCGTTTTATATAGAGTTATTcaaatacatttttaaaaatttaaaaaaaaaataaaaaaaattatatcttagTATTTTACTGAGttcaaatatttatctttttgttagttttttatCCCAAATTTGTAAATTCAGATTTATTAtaacaatttaatttaatttattataaaaatctaatTGAATGTGACATTCGAGGAAAATTGAGAATTGCGTGA
This genomic window from Carya illinoinensis cultivar Pawnee chromosome 7, C.illinoinensisPawnee_v1, whole genome shotgun sequence contains:
- the LOC122315219 gene encoding uncharacterized protein LOC122315219, which translates into the protein MSWYGRSLFGGGSRTAGGVASVANAKELSKASYASESNQVSRPVMIDAEGRKMPVIVCTSNQSEQSYLVETIEPIRTPLVSEYTHGSPPKADPVKNYGNGYSPPTKAEPVEDYVRDDDNQRRHSSPARDRPREVEVFLNKVQTEAMRRPSRSAWAPATPRNDTKLDTPTSDIATAMENLKEGARGLSVTNVPPQSRYNIPLSTGPKRDTYSDTIDSSVRRYGNLNISSRPRTTGDTYDSREAAKRYGGASIA